A single region of the Phyllostomus discolor isolate MPI-MPIP mPhyDis1 chromosome 14, mPhyDis1.pri.v3, whole genome shotgun sequence genome encodes:
- the LOC114489526 gene encoding transmembrane protein 225B-like isoform X1 — MDAETDRIKKEIRHKSAPFCMKCGITRPYRIVILTCAFTGSALLWWAFSLPTWVKIEIPGPSQALFSALFAICSGEVTCWVPLSKSNCFIFGRIFMISALVLSFFLNIILLAFPHSLPDTWKQYFVFTVTFFIIGVCVFLALLLHSLHILKVTDVFKEAKITFLYPSFILSFSIALFFLSGILCFFSSHHCWLQCVLPQPIQVKPGQTAGANGSPVTVAEGKPGGDS, encoded by the exons ATGGATGCTGAAACAGATaggatcaaaaaagaaataagacacaaG TCAGCACCCTTTTGTATGAAATGTGGGATAACTAGACCATATCGCATTGTCATCCTCACCTGCGCCTTCACGGGTTCTGCTCTTTTGTGGTGGGCCTTCAGCCTGCCCACCTGGGTGAAGATAGAAATCCCGGGCCCTTCCCAAGCCCTCTTCAGTGCTCTCTTCGCAATCTGCAGTGGCGAGGTCACGTGTTGGGTTCCTCTATCCAAATCAA ACTGCTTCATATTTGGTCGAATTTTCATGATCAGCGCCCttgttctctccttcttcctgaaCATCATACTCCTGGCCTTCCCTCATTCCCTTCCTGATACCTGGAAACAGTACTTTGTCTTCACGGTCACCTTCTTCATCATAG GTGTCTGCGTGTTCCTTGCGCTGCTGCTGCACTCTCTGCATATTTTGAAAGTCACTGACGTATTCAAGGAAGCGAAAATCACCTTTCTCTACCCGTCCTTCATCCTTTCATTCAGCATCGCACTGTTTTTCTTATCTG GAATTCTCTGCTTCTTCAGCTCCCACCACTGTTGGCTTCAGTGTGTGCTGCCGCAGCCCATCCAGGTGAAACCTGGCCAAACAGCCGGGGCCAATGGGAGCCCAGTGACAGTCGCAGAGGGGAAGCCAGGGGGCGACAGCTAG
- the LOC114489526 gene encoding transmembrane protein 225B-like isoform X2, with amino-acid sequence MKCGITRPYRIVILTCAFTGSALLWWAFSLPTWVKIEIPGPSQALFSALFAICSGEVTCWVPLSKSNCFIFGRIFMISALVLSFFLNIILLAFPHSLPDTWKQYFVFTVTFFIIGVCVFLALLLHSLHILKVTDVFKEAKITFLYPSFILSFSIALFFLSGILCFFSSHHCWLQCVLPQPIQVKPGQTAGANGSPVTVAEGKPGGDS; translated from the exons ATGAAATGTGGGATAACTAGACCATATCGCATTGTCATCCTCACCTGCGCCTTCACGGGTTCTGCTCTTTTGTGGTGGGCCTTCAGCCTGCCCACCTGGGTGAAGATAGAAATCCCGGGCCCTTCCCAAGCCCTCTTCAGTGCTCTCTTCGCAATCTGCAGTGGCGAGGTCACGTGTTGGGTTCCTCTATCCAAATCAA ACTGCTTCATATTTGGTCGAATTTTCATGATCAGCGCCCttgttctctccttcttcctgaaCATCATACTCCTGGCCTTCCCTCATTCCCTTCCTGATACCTGGAAACAGTACTTTGTCTTCACGGTCACCTTCTTCATCATAG GTGTCTGCGTGTTCCTTGCGCTGCTGCTGCACTCTCTGCATATTTTGAAAGTCACTGACGTATTCAAGGAAGCGAAAATCACCTTTCTCTACCCGTCCTTCATCCTTTCATTCAGCATCGCACTGTTTTTCTTATCTG GAATTCTCTGCTTCTTCAGCTCCCACCACTGTTGGCTTCAGTGTGTGCTGCCGCAGCCCATCCAGGTGAAACCTGGCCAAACAGCCGGGGCCAATGGGAGCCCAGTGACAGTCGCAGAGGGGAAGCCAGGGGGCGACAGCTAG